Proteins from a single region of Macaca fascicularis isolate 582-1 chromosome 5, T2T-MFA8v1.1:
- the PSAPL1 gene encoding proactivator polypeptide-like 1 gives MLCALLLLPSLLGATRASPTSGPQECAKGSMVWCQDLQAAARCGAVGYCQGAVWNKPTVKSLPCDVCQDIAAAAGNRLNPDATESDILALVMKTCEWLPSQESSAGCKWMVDAHSSAILSMLHGDPDSAPAQVCTALSLCEPLQRHLATLGPLAKGDTSEAVAPFMANGPLRFHPPQVHEGALCRHCVRQVYRLQEAVRSNLSLADLNIQEQCESLGPGLAVLCKNYLRQFFVPAEQALSLLPAQELCGKGGFCEELGAPAHLTQVVAMDGVPSLELGLPRKQSEMQMKAGVTCEVCMSVVQKLDHWLMSNSSELMITHALERVCSVMPASIRKECIILVDTYSPSLVQLVAKITPEKVCRFIRLCGNRRRSRALPDAYAVVPSPEWDAENHGSFCNGCKRLLTVSSHNLESKSTKRDILMAFKGACSILPLPYMIQCKHFVTQYEPVLIESLKDMVDPVAVCKKVGACHGPRTPLLGTDQCALGPSFWCRSQEAAKLCNTVQHCQKHVWKETPLHTGEHA, from the coding sequence ATGCTGTGTGCCCTGCTcctccttcccagcctcctggGGGCCACCAGGGCCAGCCCCACCTCAGGCCCCCAGGAGTGTGCAAAGGGCTCCATGGTGTGGTGCCAGGATCTGCAGGCAGCTGCCAGGTGTGGGGCTGTGGGGTACTGCCAAGGGGCCGTATGGAACAAACCCACCGTGAAGTCTCTGCCCTGTGACGTATGCCAGGACATAGCAGCTGCCGCTGGCAACCGGCTGAACCCTGACGCCACGGAGTCTGACATCCTGGCTTTGGTGATGAAGACCTGTGAGTGGCTCCCCAGCCAGGAGTCTTCAGCCGGATGCAAGTGGATGGTGGATGCCCACAGTTCAGCCATCCTGAGCATGCTCCACGGGGACCCGGACAGCGCCCCGGCACAGGTGTGCACAGCGCTCAGCCTCTGTGAGCCGCTGCAGAGGCACCTGGCCACCCTGGGGCCACTTGCCAAAGGGGACACCTCTGAGGCTGTGGCTCCATTCATGGCCAATGGACCCCTTAGGTTCCACCCTCCCCAGGTGCATGAAGGAGCTCTGTGCCGACACTGTGTGCGGCAGGTCTACCGACTCCAGGAGGCTGTCCGGTCCAACTTGTCCTTGGCAGACTTGAACATCCAGGAGCAGTGTGAGTCCTTGGGGCCTGGCCTGGCTGTCCTCTGCAAGAACTACCTCCGTCAGTTTTTCGTCCCTGCTGAGCAAGCACTGAGCCTTCTCCCCGCGCAGGAGCTCTGCGGGAAGGGGGGATTCTGTGAGGAGCTAGGGGCACCTGCCCACTTGACTCAAGTAGTGGCCATGGACGGGGTCCCCTCCCTGGAGCTGGGGTTGCCAAGGAAACAGAGCGAGATGCAGATGAAGGCCGGCGTGACCTGTGAGGTGTGCATGAGCGTGGTGCAGAAGCTGGACCACTGGCTCATGTCCAACAGCTCTGAGCTCATGATCACCCACGCCCTGGAGCGCGTGTGCTCGGTAATGCCCGCCTCTATCAGGAAGGAGTGCATCATCTTGGTGGACACCTACAGCCCCTCCTTGGTGCAGCTTGTGGCCAAAATCACCCCAGAGAAGGTGTGCAGGTTCATCCGTCTGTGTGGCAACCGGAGGCGGTCCCGAGCGCTCCCTGACGCCTATGCCGTCGTGCCGTCCCCAGAGTGGGACGCGGAGAACCACGGCAGTTTCTGCAATGGGTGCAAGAGGCTGCTCACGGTGTCCTCCCACAACCTGGAGAGCAAGAGCACCAAGCGAGACATCCTGATGGCCTTCAAGGGTGCCTGCAGCATCCTGCCGCTGCCCTACATGATCCAGTGCAAGCACTTCGTCACCCAGTATGAGCCTGTGCTCATCGAGAGTCTCAAGGACATGGTGGACCCTGTGGCTGTGTGCAAGAAGGTGGGGGCCTGTCACGGCCCCAGGACCCCACTGCTGGGCACAGACCAGTGTGCCCTGGGCCCAAGCTTCTGGTGCAGGAGCCAGGAGGCCGCCAAGCTGTGCAACACTGTGCAACACTGCCAGAAGCACGTATGGAAAGAGACGCCCCTCCACACCGGGGAACACGCATGA